The following coding sequences are from one Capsicum annuum cultivar UCD-10X-F1 chromosome 3, UCD10Xv1.1, whole genome shotgun sequence window:
- the LOC107863881 gene encoding xanthotoxin 5-hydroxylase CYP82C4 yields the protein MYFLCHLLALLVSWFLALFVARKYKIRNKSNTDNEMSAPKAPGAWPFIGHLHLLSGQLPVCRTLGIMADKYGPIFQLQLGSHPALVVSSWEMVKDCFTAANDKIFASRPNIALSKYLGYNGALFALAPYGSYWRNIRKMVTLELLTNSRLEKLKHVRTSEVNCCIKELYFNCNNSNNLPAQVNLSSWFENITCNIIIRMLAGKRFTGSTEEMHFKESIKKVLFLGGTFVFSDSIPSLEWMDIGGHIKAMKQTFKEVDSVFDSWLKEHIQKRKDCHSIGDQSDFIDVMLSTLPEETMESGYSREAIIKATTLILIMTASESTAETLIWALSLLMNDTQSLKLAQDELDVHVGRNRWVEESDIKNLPYLQAIVKETLRLYPPGPLSGPREAIEDCYVSKYHIKKGTRLIVNLWKLQRDSRIWEDPDEFKPERWFLKEHKNINFRGQNFEYIPFSSGRRMCPGLMFGTQVVHLTLAKLLHGYNISMPREESVDLSEGLGIALPKLKPLQLLISPRLAVELYQIL from the exons ATGTATTTTCTTTGTCATCTCTTGGCGCTGTTAGTTTCTTGGTTCTTAGCCCTTTTTGTTGCTCgtaaatacaaaataagaaacaaaTCAAATACAGACAATGAAATGTCAGCACCTAAAGCTCCAGGTGCGTGGCCCTTCATAGGTCACCTCCATCTGCTTAGTGGCCAGCTTCCCGTTTGTCGAACCCTTGGAATCATGGCTGATAAATATGGTCCCATTTTTCAACTGCAGCTTGGATCCCATCCAGCTCTTGTTGTCAGTAGTTGGGAAATGGTTAAAGATTGCTTCACAGCTGCCAATGACAAAATATTTGCAAGTCGACCAAACATTGCGCTAAGCAAGTACTTAGGTTACAATGGTGCCCTTTTCGCTTTGGCTCCTTATGGATCATATTGGCGCAACATACGTAAGATGGTGACTCTTGAACTTCTAACTAACAGTCGCCTTGAGAAGCTGAAGCACGTCCGTACGTCAGAAGTGAATTGTTGTATTAAAGAATTGTACTTTAAttgtaataatagtaataatctTCCAGCACAAGTGAACCTAAGTAGCTGGTTTGAGAACATAACTTGCAACATAATCATCAGAATGCTTGCTGGAAAGCGATTTACTGGATCCACAGAGGAAATGCATTTCAAAGAATCTATTAAGAAAGTGTTGTTCCTCGGTGGAACTTTTGTTTTTTCTGATTCCATTCCTTCGCTTGAATGGATGGATATCGGTGGGCACATTAAAGCCATGAAACAGACCTTTAAGGAAGTTGATAGTGTCTTTGATAGCTGGTTAAAAGAACACATTCAGAAAAGAAAAGATTGTCATTCTATTGGAGACCAATCTGATTTTATTGATGTCATGCTTTCCACTCTTCCTGAGGAAACCATGGAGTCTGGATACTCCCGTGAAGCCATTATCAAGGCAACAACTTTG ATACTTATAATGACGGCATCAGAGAGCACTGCGGAGACATTAATATGGGCACTATCTTTGCTAATGAATGACACTCAGTCATTGAAATTAGCCCAAGATGAGCTAGACGTCCACGTAGGGAGAAACAGATGGGTTGAAGAGTCTGACATCAAGAACCTGCCATATTTGCAAGCCATCGTAAAAGAAACGTTACGTCTCTACCCACCTGGTCCTTTATCAGGGCCTCGAGAGGCCATCGAAGATTGTTATGTCAGTAAGTATCATATTAAAAAGGGCACTCGTTTGATTGTTAACTTGTGGAAGCTTCAACGAGACTCGAGAATCTGGGAAGATCCCGATGAGTTTAAACCGGAGAGATGGTTCTTGAAGGAACataaaaacattaattttagagGACAGAATTTTGAGTATattccttttagctctggaagaAGAATGTGCCCTGGCTTGATGTTTGGCACCCAAGTAGTGCATTTGACGCTAGCCAAATTACTTCATGGATACAATATTTCAATGCCAAGGGAGGAATCGGTAGATTTAAGTGAGGGCTTAGGCATTGCCTTACCTAAACTGAAGCCTCTTCAACTACTTATTTCTCCCAGACTGGCTGTGGAACTCTACCAAATTCTTTGA